The proteins below come from a single Brevundimonas sp. LM2 genomic window:
- the dnaN gene encoding DNA polymerase III subunit beta, whose product MQLTIERSALLKALGHVQSVVERRNTIPILSNVLLSAGRDRLSFAATDLDMEIVDEADATVQVEGQITAPAHTLYEIVRKLPDGAEVALTYNGDDPRLTVQAGRSKFNLPVLPAGDFPVMSTDQSGTRFTLMKDDLARLIDKTRFAVSTEETRYYLNGLYLHTVAEGGIPLLRAVATDGHRLALAETPAPEGAAGGPGVIVPRKTIDQVRRLLDDSNGPVEISVSPQKIRFEFGQASLTSKVIDGAFPDYMRVIPKGNDKQADIDNAVFASAVDRVATISAEKSRSVKLAFELDRVTLTVRNMEAGQGVEEVEIGYSEAPFEIGFNARYLLDVAGQITGENATFLFADPASPTLVLDPGDPGVQYVLMPLRV is encoded by the coding sequence ATGCAACTGACCATCGAACGATCCGCGCTCCTGAAGGCCCTCGGGCATGTGCAGAGCGTGGTCGAACGCCGGAACACCATTCCGATCCTGTCCAATGTGCTGCTGTCGGCCGGTCGCGATCGGCTGAGCTTCGCCGCCACCGATCTGGACATGGAGATCGTCGACGAGGCGGACGCGACGGTCCAGGTCGAGGGCCAGATCACCGCCCCCGCCCACACCCTGTACGAGATCGTGCGCAAACTGCCGGACGGGGCCGAGGTCGCCCTGACCTACAACGGCGACGACCCCCGGCTCACGGTCCAGGCCGGACGCTCCAAATTCAACCTGCCGGTCCTGCCGGCGGGCGACTTCCCGGTCATGTCGACCGACCAGTCGGGCACCCGTTTCACCCTGATGAAGGACGACCTGGCCCGGCTGATCGACAAGACCCGGTTCGCGGTCTCGACGGAAGAGACCCGCTACTATCTGAACGGCCTGTACCTGCACACGGTGGCTGAGGGCGGCATCCCCCTGCTGCGCGCCGTGGCCACCGACGGTCACCGCCTGGCCCTGGCCGAGACGCCGGCACCCGAGGGCGCCGCCGGCGGCCCAGGCGTGATCGTGCCCCGGAAGACCATCGATCAGGTCCGTCGCCTGTTGGACGACAGCAACGGCCCGGTCGAGATCTCGGTCAGCCCGCAGAAGATTCGCTTCGAGTTCGGCCAGGCCTCCCTGACCTCCAAGGTCATCGACGGGGCCTTCCCGGACTACATGCGCGTGATCCCCAAGGGGAACGACAAACAGGCCGACATCGACAACGCCGTCTTCGCCTCCGCCGTCGACCGCGTCGCCACCATCTCGGCCGAGAAGAGCCGCTCGGTGAAACTGGCCTTCGAGCTGGACCGCGTGACCCTGACGGTGCGCAACATGGAGGCCGGTCAGGGCGTGGAGGAGGTCGAGATCGGCTATTCCGAAGCCCCGTTCGAGATCGGCTTCAATGCCCGCTACCTGCTGGACGTGGCCGGCCAGATCACCGGCGAGAACGCCACCTTCCTGTTCGCCGACCCGGCCAGCCCGACCCTTGTGCTCGATCCGGGCGACCCGGGCGTCCAGTATGTGCTGATGCCGCTTCGGGTGTGA
- a CDS encoding cation:proton antiporter: protein MPHADSLISTLVAGFVLAFVFGMIANRLKLSPLVGYLVAGVVVGPYTIGFVADTTLAPQLAEIGVILLMFGVGLHFSPADLMKVRKVAIPGALVQIVSATALGWALGRFLLGLGDVEALLMGFALSVASTVVLIRALEERNQGRGEVGRIAVGWLIVEDLVIVLALVLLPMIVLPAGAVIDPQALGLNIGWTLLKVLGFVLAMLFVGGRVLPWLLVRIAHTRSRELFTLGVLAIALGIAWIAYQLFHSFALGAFLAGLVLNGTPLGHNAAERSLPLRDAFAVLFFVSVGMLFDPTILWREPLSVLGVLGIVIVGKTIAALAITTIFKLDRATGLTVGASLAQVGEFSFILAALGMSLGGLSQQTYDLILAAALLSISLNPFVFRFMDRIGGQRPGARPANEANPATA, encoded by the coding sequence ATGCCGCATGCCGACAGCCTGATCTCCACCCTCGTCGCCGGCTTCGTGCTGGCCTTCGTGTTCGGGATGATCGCCAACCGGCTGAAGCTGTCGCCCCTGGTCGGATACCTCGTCGCGGGCGTCGTGGTCGGGCCCTACACCATCGGGTTTGTCGCCGACACCACCCTGGCCCCGCAGCTGGCCGAGATCGGGGTGATCCTGCTGATGTTCGGCGTCGGTCTGCATTTCTCGCCCGCCGATCTCATGAAGGTGCGCAAGGTCGCCATCCCCGGGGCCCTCGTGCAGATCGTCTCGGCCACGGCCCTGGGCTGGGCTCTGGGGCGGTTCCTGCTGGGGCTGGGCGACGTCGAGGCCCTGCTGATGGGGTTCGCCCTGTCGGTGGCCTCGACCGTGGTGCTGATCCGCGCGCTGGAGGAGCGCAACCAGGGCCGGGGCGAGGTGGGTCGCATCGCCGTGGGCTGGCTGATCGTCGAGGACCTGGTCATCGTCCTGGCCCTGGTCCTTCTGCCCATGATCGTGCTGCCGGCGGGCGCGGTGATCGATCCGCAGGCCCTGGGGCTGAACATCGGCTGGACCCTGCTGAAGGTGCTGGGCTTCGTCCTGGCCATGCTGTTCGTCGGCGGGCGGGTGTTGCCCTGGCTGCTGGTGCGGATCGCCCATACCCGGTCGAGGGAACTGTTCACCCTGGGCGTCCTGGCCATCGCGCTCGGCATCGCCTGGATCGCCTATCAGCTGTTCCACTCCTTCGCCCTGGGGGCCTTCCTGGCTGGGCTGGTGCTGAACGGTACGCCGCTGGGGCACAATGCGGCCGAGCGCTCCCTGCCGCTGCGCGACGCCTTCGCCGTGCTGTTCTTCGTCTCGGTGGGCATGCTGTTCGACCCGACCATCCTGTGGCGCGAGCCCCTGTCGGTTCTGGGCGTGCTGGGCATCGTCATCGTCGGCAAGACGATCGCCGCCCTGGCCATCACCACGATCTTCAAGCTGGACCGCGCCACCGGGCTGACGGTGGGGGCCAGCCTGGCCCAGGTGGGGGAGTTCTCCTTCATCCTGGCGGCGCTGGGCATGTCGCTGGGCGGGCTGAGCCAGCAGACCTATGACCTGATCCTGGCGGCGGCCCTGCTGTCGATCTCCCTGAACCCGTTCGTGTTCCGCTTCATGGACAGGATCGGCGGCCAGAGGCCGGGCGCGCGCCCGGCGAACGAGGCCAATCCGGCGACGGCCTGA
- a CDS encoding S9 family peptidase yields MTQAVTAPAVQADPIGRWEGALNVGGTALPLVLRVERGPDGPVTVLDSPAQNARGMPVTDLTVTGGVVRFRVPLVRGGFEGAVSADGGTWTGAWSQGGGSLPLILTRADPAVAAPAGPNRPQTPQPPFPYAAQDVTFRNNGDGITLAGTLTLPQGPGPFPAVVLLTGSGAQDRDETILDHRPFAVWADTLTRRGIAVLRYDDRGVGGSGGGSLDETTADFAGDAAAAVDLLRARPEIDPARIGLIGHSEGGTAALIATSAGVPVAFVVLIAGPAVSGAEIVTEQAAGLTAAGGGSPEQVEDARRMQGALMAAVVTNRDDGEAAARAAEAVLSAAGQSPDQIRSALPVLSSGWYRAVVAYDPGPALTGLRVPLLAVYGTRDLTVPADQSREVLARLKPDADIVVLPGLNHLMQTATTGLPGEYGMIEETLAPVALATVTDWVVKVTAP; encoded by the coding sequence ATGACCCAGGCTGTGACGGCCCCGGCCGTCCAGGCCGATCCAATCGGTCGCTGGGAAGGGGCCCTGAACGTGGGTGGGACGGCCCTGCCCCTGGTCCTGCGGGTCGAACGGGGGCCGGACGGTCCGGTGACCGTCCTCGACAGCCCGGCCCAGAACGCTCGCGGCATGCCGGTGACCGACCTGACCGTGACCGGCGGCGTGGTCCGCTTCCGCGTGCCCTTGGTGCGCGGCGGGTTCGAGGGGGCGGTCTCGGCCGACGGCGGCACCTGGACCGGGGCCTGGTCGCAGGGCGGAGGCTCCCTTCCGCTGATCCTGACGCGGGCAGACCCGGCCGTCGCCGCGCCGGCGGGTCCGAACCGCCCCCAGACGCCGCAACCGCCCTTCCCCTATGCCGCCCAGGACGTCACCTTCCGGAACAATGGGGACGGCATCACCCTGGCCGGCACCCTGACCCTGCCGCAGGGACCCGGGCCGTTTCCGGCGGTCGTGCTGCTGACCGGGTCGGGGGCCCAGGACCGGGACGAGACGATCCTCGACCACAGGCCCTTCGCCGTCTGGGCGGATACCCTGACGCGGCGGGGCATCGCCGTGCTGCGCTATGACGACCGGGGGGTCGGCGGGTCGGGCGGCGGGTCGCTGGACGAGACCACGGCGGACTTCGCCGGCGACGCGGCGGCGGCCGTCGACCTTCTGCGCGCTCGGCCGGAGATCGACCCGGCCCGCATCGGCCTGATCGGCCACAGCGAGGGCGGCACGGCGGCCTTGATCGCCACCTCGGCTGGCGTGCCGGTCGCCTTCGTGGTGCTGATCGCCGGACCGGCGGTGAGCGGGGCCGAGATCGTCACGGAACAGGCGGCCGGACTGACGGCCGCCGGCGGTGGCTCGCCCGAGCAGGTCGAGGACGCCCGCCGGATGCAGGGCGCTCTGATGGCGGCCGTGGTCACCAACCGGGACGACGGGGAGGCGGCCGCGCGCGCCGCCGAGGCCGTTCTGAGCGCGGCCGGTCAGAGCCCGGACCAGATCCGGAGCGCCCTCCCCGTGCTCAGCTCGGGCTGGTACCGCGCTGTCGTCGCCTACGATCCCGGTCCGGCGCTGACGGGCCTGCGGGTGCCGCTTCTGGCGGTCTACGGAACCAGGGATCTGACCGTTCCGGCCGACCAGAGCCGCGAGGTCCTGGCCCGGCTGAAGCCGGACGCGGACATCGTCGTCCTGCCGGGCCTCAATCACCTGATGCAGACGGCCACCACCGGCTTGCCCGGCGAATACGGAATGATCGAGGAAACCCTCGCCCCCGTCGCCCTGGCCACCGTGACGGACTGGGTGGTCAAGGTGACCGCGCCCTGA
- a CDS encoding alpha/beta fold hydrolase: MAQLASAVDGSPARNGPVGADCDGCVAGADYRFNESRSPMQTRTLRTDGLSQQVLESGPEDGPLVLLIHGFPELGISWRAQVAALGEVGYRAVAPDMRGYGGTDKPERTEDHTILHLVGDMVDLVRALGRSDAVVVGHDWGAPVAWHCALTRPDLFRAVAGLSVPFQPRRAGGPPTPALAAIAKRAGRGEFYMSQFQAPDAHRIFETDGATALRKGFYSYDGATPPARQSTGFIAPGHDFVSEVPDDATLPPWMGEAHFAEYVSAFRAGGFKGPFDWYRCLDLNWSLTAFLQGQRIHQPSMFMVGERDPVRHYAGAHEAKQADWLTDLRGQTVLPGAGHWLQQERPDAVNAALIEFLATLSSV, from the coding sequence GTGGCGCAGCTTGCCTCCGCCGTGGACGGCTCGCCAGCCCGAAACGGCCCGGTCGGAGCGGATTGCGACGGGTGTGTCGCCGGGGCAGACTATCGCTTCAACGAGAGCCGATCGCCGATGCAGACCCGCACCCTCCGCACCGACGGGCTGAGCCAGCAGGTGCTGGAGAGCGGGCCGGAGGACGGGCCTCTGGTCCTGCTGATCCACGGATTTCCGGAGCTGGGGATCAGCTGGCGGGCGCAGGTGGCGGCCCTGGGCGAGGTGGGATACCGGGCGGTCGCTCCCGACATGCGTGGCTATGGCGGGACGGACAAACCGGAGCGGACCGAGGATCACACGATCCTTCATCTGGTCGGGGACATGGTCGATCTGGTGCGGGCCCTGGGGCGCAGCGACGCCGTCGTCGTCGGTCACGACTGGGGCGCGCCGGTGGCCTGGCACTGCGCCCTGACGCGGCCCGATCTGTTCAGGGCGGTCGCCGGCCTGTCGGTGCCGTTCCAGCCGAGGCGGGCGGGCGGGCCGCCCACCCCGGCCCTGGCGGCGATCGCAAAACGGGCGGGACGGGGCGAATTCTACATGAGCCAGTTCCAGGCCCCGGATGCGCACCGGATCTTCGAGACCGATGGGGCGACGGCGCTGAGGAAGGGCTTCTACAGCTACGACGGGGCGACCCCGCCGGCGCGGCAGTCGACCGGTTTCATCGCGCCCGGCCACGACTTCGTCTCGGAGGTGCCGGACGACGCCACCCTGCCGCCGTGGATGGGCGAGGCCCATTTCGCAGAATATGTCTCGGCCTTCCGCGCCGGGGGATTCAAGGGGCCGTTCGACTGGTACCGGTGCCTGGACCTGAACTGGTCCCTGACCGCCTTTCTGCAGGGGCAGAGAATCCATCAGCCGTCGATGTTCATGGTCGGAGAACGCGATCCGGTCCGCCACTACGCCGGGGCGCATGAGGCGAAGCAGGCGGACTGGCTGACGGACCTGCGCGGCCAGACGGTGCTGCCGGGGGCCGGTCACTGGCTGCAGCAGGAACGGCCGGACGCGGTCAACGCCGCCCTGATCGAGTTTCTCGCCACGCTTTCGTCGGTGTGA
- the gyrB gene encoding DNA topoisomerase (ATP-hydrolyzing) subunit B — MTDEPLHERTADNAEEAAYGAESIKVLKGLDAVRKRPGMYIGDTDDGSGLHHMVYEVVDNAIDEALAGHADLVEVILNADGSVTVTDNGRGIPVDIHAEEGVSAAEVIMTQLHAGGKFDQNSYKVSGGLHGVGVSVVNALSDWLKLVIFRNGQRHEMKFERGDTVESLRVTGEAPMRDNGKVLSGTQVTFYPSVTTFAHIDFDLKTLEHRLRELAFLNSGVVIKLQDHRGVEPFEEILHYEGGVEAFVRHLDKSKTPILKDVIVIRGKRDNIEIDLALWWNDSYHETMLCFTNNIPQRDGGTHLSAFRTSLTKVMGAYMESSGALKKEKVAPTGEDAREGLTCVLSVKVPDPKFSSQTKDKLVSSEVRPAVEGLCTDGLNQWFEEHPVEAKAIVAKIIEAASAREAARKARDLTRRKSALDISSLPGKLADCQERDPAKSELFIVEGDSAGGSAKQARNRENQAVLPLRGKILNVERARFDRMLSSELIGTLILALGTGIGRDDFNADKLRYHKIILMADADVDGAHIRTLLLTFFYRQMPELIERGHVFIAQPPLYKVEKGKRSRYLKDQAEMDSYLIEEGSSDAELDLATGERRTGHDLQALVRDAKAFKAQVDRLSQRAPAFAIEQSALAGLFAEDADMVGASSAAADRLNLYAEEGDGSWSGAPGEQGAVVFGRSRRAVQETVVLEEALLRSLDGRRLAERAAAFEGLFDAPAVYRRRETTTTIRGPIDLLNAVLDAGKKGLKIQRYKGLGEMNPEQLWETTLDVNARTLLRVQVDHADDADDLFAKLMGDVVEPRREFIQDNALDAAVDV; from the coding sequence ATGACCGACGAACCCCTGCACGAACGTACCGCCGACAATGCCGAAGAGGCCGCCTATGGCGCCGAATCCATCAAGGTTCTCAAAGGCCTGGACGCGGTGCGCAAACGCCCGGGCATGTATATCGGCGACACCGACGACGGCTCGGGCCTGCACCACATGGTCTATGAGGTGGTCGACAACGCCATCGACGAGGCCCTGGCCGGCCACGCCGACCTGGTCGAGGTGATCCTGAACGCCGACGGCTCGGTCACCGTGACCGACAACGGGCGCGGCATCCCGGTCGACATCCACGCCGAGGAGGGCGTCTCGGCGGCCGAGGTCATCATGACCCAGCTGCACGCGGGCGGGAAGTTCGACCAGAACTCCTACAAGGTCTCCGGCGGCCTGCACGGCGTCGGTGTGTCTGTCGTCAACGCCCTGTCCGACTGGCTGAAACTGGTGATCTTCCGCAACGGCCAGCGCCACGAGATGAAGTTCGAGCGCGGCGACACGGTCGAGAGCCTGCGGGTCACGGGCGAGGCCCCGATGCGCGACAACGGCAAGGTGCTGTCCGGCACCCAGGTCACCTTCTATCCGTCGGTCACGACCTTCGCCCACATCGACTTCGACCTGAAGACGCTGGAGCACCGGCTGCGCGAGCTGGCCTTCCTGAACTCGGGCGTGGTCATCAAGCTGCAGGACCATCGCGGCGTCGAGCCGTTCGAGGAGATCCTGCACTATGAAGGGGGCGTCGAGGCCTTCGTGCGCCATCTCGACAAGTCCAAGACGCCGATCCTGAAGGACGTCATCGTCATTCGCGGCAAGCGCGACAACATCGAGATCGACCTGGCCCTTTGGTGGAACGATTCCTACCACGAGACCATGCTGTGCTTCACCAACAACATCCCCCAGCGCGACGGCGGCACCCACCTGTCGGCCTTCCGCACCAGCCTGACCAAGGTCATGGGGGCCTATATGGAAAGCTCGGGCGCCCTGAAGAAGGAGAAGGTCGCCCCGACCGGCGAGGACGCCCGCGAGGGCCTGACCTGCGTCCTGTCGGTCAAGGTGCCGGATCCCAAATTCAGCTCCCAGACCAAGGACAAGCTGGTCTCCTCGGAGGTCCGCCCGGCGGTCGAGGGGCTGTGCACCGACGGCCTGAACCAGTGGTTCGAGGAACACCCGGTCGAGGCCAAGGCCATCGTCGCCAAGATCATCGAGGCGGCCTCCGCCCGTGAGGCGGCGCGCAAGGCCCGCGACCTGACCCGGCGCAAGTCGGCGCTCGATATCAGCTCCCTGCCCGGCAAGCTGGCCGACTGTCAGGAACGCGATCCGGCCAAGTCCGAACTGTTCATCGTCGAGGGCGATTCCGCCGGCGGCTCGGCCAAACAGGCCCGCAACCGCGAGAACCAGGCCGTCCTGCCGCTGCGGGGCAAGATCCTGAACGTCGAGCGCGCCCGGTTCGACCGGATGCTGTCGTCCGAGCTGATCGGGACCCTGATCCTGGCGCTCGGCACCGGCATCGGCCGCGACGACTTCAACGCCGACAAGCTGCGCTATCACAAGATCATTCTGATGGCCGACGCCGACGTCGACGGCGCCCACATCCGGACCCTGCTGCTGACCTTCTTCTATCGCCAGATGCCCGAGCTGATCGAGCGCGGCCACGTCTTCATCGCCCAGCCGCCGTTGTACAAGGTCGAGAAGGGCAAGCGCAGCCGCTACCTGAAGGATCAGGCAGAGATGGACTCCTATCTGATCGAGGAGGGATCGTCGGACGCCGAGCTGGATCTGGCCACGGGCGAGCGCCGCACCGGCCACGACCTGCAGGCCCTGGTCCGCGACGCCAAGGCCTTCAAGGCCCAGGTCGATCGCCTGAGCCAGCGCGCCCCGGCCTTCGCCATCGAACAGTCGGCCCTGGCCGGTCTGTTCGCCGAGGACGCGGACATGGTGGGGGCGTCATCCGCCGCCGCCGACCGCCTGAACCTCTATGCGGAAGAGGGCGACGGGTCCTGGTCGGGCGCGCCCGGCGAACAGGGGGCCGTCGTCTTCGGCCGCAGCCGTCGCGCGGTGCAGGAAACCGTCGTTCTGGAGGAGGCCCTGCTCCGCTCGCTGGACGGCCGCCGCCTGGCCGAACGCGCCGCGGCCTTCGAGGGCCTGTTCGACGCCCCCGCCGTCTATCGCCGCCGCGAGACCACCACGACCATCCGCGGCCCGATCGACCTGCTGAACGCCGTGCTCGACGCCGGCAAGAAGGGGCTGAAGATCCAGCGCTACAAGGGTCTGGGCGAGATGAACCCCGAGCAGCTGTGGGAGACCACGCTGGACGTCAACGCCCGCACCCTTCTGCGCGTCCAGGTCGACCACGCCGACGACGCCGACGACCTGTTCGCCAAGCTGATGGGCGACGTCGTCGAACCGCGCCGCGAGTTCATCCAGGACAACGCCCTGGACGCGGCGGTGGACGTCTAG
- the recF gene encoding DNA replication/repair protein RecF, producing the protein MITALTLTDFRSYAAATLSVGPGPVVLHGPNGAGKTNLLEALSLFTPGKGLRAATAQEMGRREPGEATGRAWAVALTLDGADGDPVRLGTGVQIAGAGRRMVRIEGESAPPGRLLDWLRPVWATPEQDRLFSDARAERLKFFDRLVFAADPGHAAAVAGYEKALRERLRLLVDGAEGREADPLWLDALEVRLGETGARVAGARARALDVLQAAIDARADRPFPQADLGLSGAAETAAAEGASDETIAAEIREGLARARPRDAAAGRSLFGPHRTDLTALHREKNRPAAEGSSGEQKALVLNLILAQIGRLKATGGPTPAPPVLLLDEAPAHLDAGRRAALFDEIVALDLQAFMTGTEADLFAPLRGRAAFVRVEGGTLTAD; encoded by the coding sequence TTGATCACCGCCCTCACCCTCACCGATTTCCGGTCCTATGCCGCCGCCACCCTGTCCGTCGGACCCGGGCCCGTCGTCCTGCACGGCCCCAACGGAGCCGGGAAGACGAACCTGCTCGAAGCCCTCAGCCTGTTCACCCCCGGCAAGGGGCTGCGGGCCGCGACCGCGCAGGAGATGGGCCGCCGGGAGCCGGGTGAGGCCACCGGCCGAGCCTGGGCCGTGGCCCTGACGCTGGACGGGGCTGACGGCGATCCCGTGCGGCTCGGCACCGGGGTGCAAATCGCCGGGGCCGGGCGGCGGATGGTACGGATCGAGGGCGAGAGCGCGCCGCCGGGGCGGTTGCTGGACTGGCTGCGGCCGGTCTGGGCCACGCCCGAGCAGGACCGGCTGTTCTCCGACGCCCGGGCCGAACGGCTGAAATTCTTCGACCGCCTGGTCTTCGCCGCCGACCCCGGCCATGCGGCGGCGGTGGCGGGCTATGAGAAGGCCCTGCGCGAGCGGTTGCGGCTGCTGGTCGACGGGGCGGAAGGCCGCGAGGCCGATCCCCTTTGGCTGGACGCCCTGGAGGTCCGGCTGGGCGAGACCGGGGCGCGGGTCGCCGGGGCGCGGGCGCGGGCCCTGGACGTGCTTCAGGCCGCCATCGACGCGCGCGCCGACCGCCCCTTCCCCCAGGCCGATCTCGGCCTGAGCGGGGCGGCGGAGACGGCGGCGGCTGAGGGGGCCTCCGACGAGACGATCGCGGCCGAGATCCGCGAGGGTCTGGCCCGGGCCCGGCCGCGCGACGCCGCCGCCGGCCGCTCGCTGTTCGGCCCCCACCGCACCGACCTGACCGCCCTGCACCGCGAGAAGAACCGCCCGGCCGCCGAGGGCTCGTCGGGTGAACAGAAGGCCCTGGTCCTGAACCTGATCCTGGCCCAGATCGGGCGGCTGAAGGCCACGGGCGGCCCGACGCCGGCCCCGCCCGTCCTGCTGCTGGACGAGGCCCCGGCCCATCTGGACGCCGGTCGCCGCGCGGCCCTGTTCGACGAGATCGTGGCCCTGGACCTGCAGGCCTTCATGACCGGGACGGAAGCCGATCTGTTCGCCCCCCTGCGCGGCCGGGCGGCCTTCGTGCGGGTGGAGGGCGGGACCTTAACTGCGGATTAG
- the dnaA gene encoding chromosomal replication initiator protein DnaA has translation MGGAAVAITSMTDPDRIWNEASVRLRAEIGEGPFSSYIAPSAVRIDAAGNLILVTPTGYARDWVRKNALRRLNELWLGLDGLSRRLDVRCRAEVLSAAPSSAVGPQALSATGMETPVSPTVAPVTDGARAVRAAGLQERLTFDSFVEGQGNAFALAIARQTASWADGHFNPIFFCGPYGYGKTHLLNAIAWEAQRLRPDAKVVYLTAERFLSTFVKAMQDRSTAAFKESLRSADMLLLDDVQFVGGKASTQEELLSTLTALIEDGKRIVLSADRPPMALTEVEPRLRSHLAAGLTCPVEPADRALKIAVAQNRIAAFARLGVVNGAAQRDVLEQLVDRTPGSVRELEGAVNTLAAAAGPRLSSLGVDEAVTLLGSALRGGPERRITVDEIQKTVAEHFNMKQADLLSERRTRAVARPRQIAMWLCKQHTTRSYPDIGRRFGGRDHTTVLHGVRKIEELMPLDDQIAKDVEALTRKLRG, from the coding sequence ATGGGGGGAGCTGCGGTGGCGATAACGAGCATGACGGACCCGGACCGAATCTGGAACGAGGCGTCGGTGCGTCTTCGAGCGGAGATCGGTGAAGGTCCCTTCAGCTCCTATATCGCCCCCTCGGCGGTGCGGATCGACGCGGCCGGCAATCTGATCCTCGTCACCCCGACCGGCTATGCCCGCGACTGGGTGCGCAAGAACGCCCTGCGCCGCCTGAACGAGCTGTGGCTGGGGCTGGACGGTCTGTCGCGACGGCTGGACGTGCGCTGCCGCGCCGAGGTCTTGTCGGCCGCGCCGTCGTCGGCCGTCGGGCCCCAGGCGCTGTCGGCGACGGGGATGGAGACACCGGTGTCCCCGACCGTGGCTCCGGTCACCGACGGGGCCCGCGCGGTCCGCGCCGCCGGCCTGCAGGAGCGCCTGACCTTCGACAGTTTCGTGGAAGGACAGGGCAACGCCTTCGCCCTGGCCATCGCCCGCCAGACGGCCTCCTGGGCCGACGGCCATTTCAATCCGATCTTCTTCTGCGGCCCCTATGGCTACGGCAAGACCCACCTGCTGAACGCCATCGCCTGGGAGGCGCAGCGCCTGCGCCCCGACGCCAAGGTCGTCTATCTGACCGCCGAGCGCTTCCTGTCGACCTTCGTCAAGGCGATGCAGGACCGCTCGACCGCGGCCTTCAAGGAGAGCCTGCGCTCGGCCGACATGCTGCTGCTGGACGACGTCCAGTTCGTCGGCGGCAAGGCCTCGACCCAGGAGGAGCTGCTGTCGACGCTGACGGCCCTGATCGAGGACGGCAAGCGCATCGTCCTGTCGGCCGACCGCCCGCCCATGGCCCTGACCGAGGTCGAGCCGCGGCTGCGCAGCCATCTGGCCGCCGGCCTGACCTGCCCGGTCGAACCCGCCGACCGGGCGCTGAAGATCGCCGTGGCCCAGAACCGCATCGCCGCCTTCGCCCGTCTGGGCGTCGTCAACGGCGCGGCCCAGCGCGACGTGCTGGAGCAACTGGTCGACCGCACCCCGGGATCGGTGCGCGAGCTGGAAGGCGCTGTGAACACCCTGGCCGCCGCCGCCGGTCCGCGGCTGTCGAGCCTGGGCGTCGACGAGGCCGTCACCCTGCTGGGGTCGGCCCTGCGCGGTGGGCCCGAGCGCCGCATCACCGTGGACGAGATCCAGAAGACGGTGGCCGAGCATTTCAACATGAAACAGGCCGACCTGCTGAGCGAGCGCCGCACCCGCGCCGTCGCCCGGCCGCGCCAGATCGCCATGTGGCTGTGCAAGCAGCACACCACCCGGTCCTATCCAGACATCGGCCGCCGCTTCGGCGGGCGCGACCACACCACGGTCCTGCACGGCGTGCGCAAGATCGAGGAGCTGATGCCGCTGGACGACCAGATCGCCAAGGACGTCGAGGCCCTGACGCGCAAGCTGCGGGGCTGA
- a CDS encoding aldo/keto reductase yields MTSFSDGTSVPILGQGTWMIGDDPAKRDAEQAALSRGIDLGLTLIDTAELYGDGRSERLVGEVIAGRREEVFLVSKIKPENAGEMTMMLHCEKSLERLGVERLDLYLLHWSSRHPLEEIVAGFEELIDEGLIARWGVSNLDTRAMTKLEAIEGGDLCSTNQVLYNLGSRGVEFDLMPWSQERIMPLMAYSPLGRGDLLNHPALQTVADRHDATPAQIALAAVMRQEGVIAIPKASSVDHVEANAAALEIELDAEDLAVLDRAFPPPTTSQPLDII; encoded by the coding sequence ATGACCAGCTTCTCCGACGGCACCTCCGTTCCCATCCTCGGCCAGGGGACATGGATGATCGGCGACGATCCGGCCAAACGCGACGCCGAGCAGGCGGCGCTGTCGCGCGGCATCGACCTGGGCCTGACCCTGATCGACACGGCGGAGCTGTACGGCGACGGCCGGTCCGAGCGGCTGGTGGGCGAGGTCATCGCCGGGCGGCGCGAGGAGGTTTTCCTGGTCTCCAAGATCAAGCCCGAGAACGCGGGCGAGATGACCATGATGCTCCACTGCGAGAAGTCGCTGGAGCGGCTCGGGGTCGAGCGGCTGGACCTGTATCTGCTGCACTGGTCGAGCCGCCATCCGCTGGAGGAGATCGTCGCCGGGTTCGAGGAGCTGATCGACGAGGGGCTGATCGCGCGCTGGGGCGTGTCCAACCTCGACACCCGGGCCATGACCAAGCTGGAGGCGATCGAGGGCGGCGACCTCTGCTCGACCAACCAGGTCCTGTACAATCTCGGCTCGCGCGGGGTGGAGTTCGACCTGATGCCCTGGTCGCAGGAGCGGATCATGCCGCTGATGGCCTATTCGCCGCTGGGCCGGGGCGATCTGCTGAACCATCCGGCGCTGCAGACCGTGGCCGACCGCCACGACGCCACGCCGGCCCAGATCGCCCTGGCGGCCGTGATGCGCCAGGAGGGGGTGATCGCCATCCCCAAGGCCTCGAGCGTCGACCACGTCGAGGCCAACGCCGCCGCGCTCGAGATCGAACTGGACGCCGAGGACCTGGCGGTGCTGGACCGGGCGTTTCCGCCGCCGACGACGAGTCAGCCGCTGGATATCATCTGA